A single region of the Enterococcus mundtii genome encodes:
- a CDS encoding flavodoxin, with protein sequence MALAKIVYASMTGNTEEIADIVAEALENMDIDVEINECTQVDAEDFQEADICVVATYTYDDGDLPDEIVDFYEDLQELELPGKIYGVCGSGDTFYDEFCKSVDDFDAAFAKTGAVKGAESVKVDLNAEEEDIENLEAFAKSLVSMLS encoded by the coding sequence ATGGCTTTAGCAAAAATCGTTTATGCAAGTATGACTGGTAACACGGAAGAAATCGCCGATATTGTTGCAGAGGCTCTGGAAAATATGGATATCGATGTTGAAATCAATGAATGCACACAAGTAGATGCAGAAGACTTTCAAGAAGCAGATATTTGCGTAGTTGCTACTTATACATACGATGACGGTGATCTACCGGACGAAATCGTTGATTTTTATGAAGATTTACAAGAACTTGAATTACCTGGAAAAATCTACGGTGTGTGTGGCTCTGGAGATACTTTCTATGATGAGTTTTGTAAGTCAGTGGACGATTTTGATGCTGCCTTTGCAAAAACTGGTGCTGTTAAAGGTGCCGAAAGCGTGAAAGTTGATTTAAACGCTGAGGAAGAAGATATTGAAAATCTTGAAGCGTTCGCAAAATCTCTTGTATCCATGTTATCTTAA
- a CDS encoding zinc ribbon domain-containing protein, with product MEAMTNCQSCGMSLDSVEILGTNKNNSKSEEYCIYCYKDGAFLTDCTMDEMIEESVQHMNESGMLKEQGKTKEEAREFMHQFFPDLKRWKHQ from the coding sequence ATGGAAGCAATGACGAATTGTCAAAGTTGTGGAATGTCACTTGATTCAGTTGAGATTTTAGGGACAAACAAAAACAATAGCAAGAGTGAAGAATATTGCATTTACTGCTACAAAGATGGCGCATTTTTAACTGATTGTACAATGGATGAAATGATTGAAGAGAGTGTCCAGCACATGAATGAATCAGGCATGCTGAAAGAACAAGGCAAGACAAAGGAAGAAGCACGTGAATTCATGCATCAATTTTTCCCAGATTTAAAAAGGTGGAAACATCAATAA
- the eis gene encoding enhanced intracellular survival protein Eis, with translation MTNVIKELGNQALEEMYALATYAFNSQDTDERRERFKMIVENSWNYGFLDPEGHLTSQVMATPFSVDFYGKNYLMAGIGYVASYPEARGQGGINRIMEKILEDCRERNVTLSYLAPFSYPFYRRYGYEQLFDRISYELASRDMPAVKKTTGYMKRTSFEESVDAIRSIYTNMPESTRGGLVREEWWYSYKFKQRKENQYALYYDREGNATGYVVYKLAAPTFIIVEMGYLNHEALKGLMRFIGSHSGAFDSFEYTCGFSGYSKNYLLDNPFAKTTITPYMMGRIVDVEKFMQTYPFRHAINFSIHVTEDPYAKWNEGFFDISYVNGVLEVKKVQQTELPVVSGTIQSLTQLLLGYQTVEELDFHEKIKVEGALVAELSQSLPNQQPILNDYF, from the coding sequence ATGACGAATGTTATAAAAGAATTAGGGAACCAAGCGCTAGAAGAAATGTACGCTTTAGCAACCTATGCTTTTAATTCACAAGATACAGACGAACGACGTGAACGATTTAAAATGATTGTTGAGAATTCATGGAACTACGGCTTTTTAGATCCAGAGGGCCATTTGACAAGTCAAGTAATGGCCACACCTTTTTCAGTGGATTTCTATGGAAAAAATTACTTGATGGCTGGGATTGGATACGTTGCTTCCTATCCTGAAGCGCGAGGACAGGGCGGTATCAATCGGATCATGGAAAAAATCCTTGAAGACTGTCGAGAAAGAAATGTCACGCTGTCTTATCTAGCACCATTTTCTTATCCTTTTTATCGTCGCTATGGCTACGAACAATTATTTGATCGAATCAGCTATGAGTTGGCGAGCCGTGATATGCCAGCTGTAAAGAAAACAACTGGTTATATGAAACGGACAAGTTTTGAAGAATCAGTGGATGCCATACGATCCATTTATACAAATATGCCGGAGAGTACGCGAGGCGGTTTGGTCCGAGAAGAATGGTGGTATTCCTACAAGTTTAAACAACGAAAAGAGAATCAATATGCACTGTATTACGACCGTGAGGGGAATGCTACAGGATATGTCGTTTATAAATTAGCCGCCCCTACATTTATCATCGTCGAAATGGGTTATCTGAATCATGAAGCATTGAAAGGATTGATGCGTTTCATTGGTTCGCATAGTGGCGCATTTGATTCGTTTGAGTATACATGTGGTTTTTCTGGCTACAGTAAAAATTATTTATTGGATAATCCATTTGCTAAAACCACGATCACGCCTTATATGATGGGAAGAATCGTAGATGTTGAGAAATTTATGCAGACTTATCCATTCCGACATGCAATCAACTTTTCTATCCATGTGACAGAAGATCCGTATGCAAAATGGAACGAAGGATTTTTTGATATTTCTTATGTCAATGGAGTACTTGAAGTAAAGAAAGTCCAACAGACAGAATTACCTGTGGTCAGTGGAACGATTCAAAGCTTGACACAATTATTGTTAGGATATCAAACAGTTGAAGAGCTTGATTTCCATGAAAAAATCAAAGTAGAAGGCGCATTGGTGGCTGAACTTAGTCAATCACTGCCTAATCAACAACCAATTCTCAATGATTATTTCTGA
- a CDS encoding aminopeptidase, whose amino-acid sequence MLADFNVNLKKYARLIAETGVNVSKGHTVVLQINVEQAELARLITKEAYQLGADEVIVQWTDDIIQKEFLTHAADDRISTVPQYKIDQADDWIEKGASRISVVSSDPDAFAGVDNDRVATYQSAVGKALMNLRKATQSNKVSWTVVAAAGKQWAAKVFPDLPGEEQVDALWDEIFKTTRIYESDPVIAWKNHDEKLATKAEELNKEQFTALHYTAPGTDIVIGLPKNHLWEGAGSYNARDEKFMANMPTEEVFTAPDSHRVDGYISSTKPLSYAGTTITGMKFTFKDGKVVDFSAEQGQEVLAKLLDTDEGARRLGEVALVPDPSPISQSGIIFYNTLFDENASNHLALGSAYAFSVQGGTEMTDEELAAAGLNRSQTHVDFMVGSDKMDIDGIREDGSRVPIFRNGDWA is encoded by the coding sequence ATGTTAGCTGATTTTAATGTTAATTTAAAAAAATACGCCCGTTTAATTGCAGAAACAGGGGTCAATGTATCGAAAGGGCACACAGTAGTCTTACAAATCAATGTAGAGCAAGCGGAATTAGCCCGATTGATCACGAAAGAGGCTTACCAATTAGGTGCAGATGAGGTGATCGTTCAATGGACAGATGATATCATTCAAAAAGAATTCTTGACTCACGCTGCAGATGATCGAATCTCTACAGTTCCACAATATAAAATCGATCAAGCAGATGATTGGATTGAAAAAGGTGCGAGCAGAATCAGCGTTGTTTCTTCTGATCCAGATGCATTCGCAGGAGTTGACAATGATCGTGTAGCCACTTATCAATCAGCAGTTGGAAAAGCATTGATGAATCTAAGAAAAGCGACACAATCAAATAAAGTAAGTTGGACAGTTGTCGCAGCTGCTGGGAAACAGTGGGCAGCAAAAGTATTCCCTGATCTACCAGGGGAAGAACAAGTCGACGCATTATGGGATGAGATTTTCAAAACGACTCGCATTTATGAATCTGATCCTGTAATTGCTTGGAAAAATCACGATGAAAAACTAGCGACAAAAGCAGAAGAATTGAACAAAGAACAATTTACAGCTTTACATTATACTGCCCCAGGGACAGATATCGTAATTGGCTTGCCGAAAAATCACTTGTGGGAAGGCGCTGGAAGCTATAATGCTCGTGATGAAAAATTCATGGCAAACATGCCAACAGAAGAAGTCTTCACCGCACCTGATAGTCATCGCGTGGATGGGTATATCTCAAGTACGAAACCTTTAAGTTATGCAGGAACGACCATTACTGGAATGAAATTTACATTTAAAGACGGTAAAGTCGTTGATTTTTCAGCGGAACAAGGACAAGAAGTCTTGGCAAAACTACTAGATACCGATGAAGGTGCACGTCGTTTAGGCGAAGTTGCTCTAGTTCCTGATCCTTCACCGATTTCACAATCTGGTATCATTTTCTATAACACATTATTCGACGAAAATGCTTCAAACCATTTAGCACTTGGTTCAGCCTATGCGTTTAGTGTGCAAGGTGGAACAGAAATGACCGATGAAGAATTGGCAGCTGCAGGCTTGAATCGAAGCCAGACGCATGTGGATTTCATGGTTGGTTCAGATAAAATGGATATTGATGGTATCCGCGAAGATGGCTCACGCGTGCCGATCTTCAGAAATGGCGACTGGGCGTAA
- a CDS encoding TetR/AcrR family transcriptional regulator encodes MARKKTITKEQILAAAYEVAANEGFSKFTARNIANKMNCSTQPIYLEFKNMDDLKHALFEQIYDYLKYEVFPVEHTGNTIVDLALNYIHFANREKKLYSSLYLEEYGGGREMQNFSYNYFMDVVKEDPKYMDLSDDKLVSLHNGTWIIATGIAALMSSNIIHPTDTQIEKMIQDSINAILSLKDPIEVD; translated from the coding sequence ATGGCAAGAAAAAAAACGATAACAAAGGAGCAGATTTTGGCAGCCGCCTATGAAGTTGCTGCCAATGAAGGATTTTCAAAATTCACTGCGAGAAACATTGCAAATAAAATGAACTGTTCTACTCAACCAATCTATCTAGAGTTTAAAAATATGGATGATTTGAAACACGCGCTATTTGAGCAAATCTACGATTATCTAAAATACGAAGTCTTTCCTGTAGAACATACCGGCAATACGATTGTCGATCTAGCGTTGAATTACATCCATTTCGCAAATCGTGAAAAGAAATTATATAGCTCACTTTACTTGGAAGAGTATGGCGGCGGAAGAGAGATGCAAAATTTCTCCTATAATTACTTTATGGACGTAGTGAAAGAAGATCCAAAATACATGGACTTGTCAGATGATAAACTAGTCTCGCTTCACAATGGGACTTGGATCATTGCAACAGGTATCGCAGCTTTGATGTCATCGAATATCATCCATCCGACGGATACACAAATCGAGAAGATGATCCAAGATAGCATCAATGCCATTTTAAGCTTAAAAGATCCGATTGAAGTAGACTGA
- a CDS encoding DUF3284 domain-containing protein, with translation MEIIKTLNIPASFFYDKVMDSVLFDVRKATGKSVTRKQLKNLEYVKQFSQNNRARIIIEEVIDNQSYKFRTSTTKNDFVVHYQIKPIDEKSCEVHYTEQMESHGMLQKMNDMILGTMLMYFKKRRFKKMLGMIEESY, from the coding sequence ATGGAAATAATTAAAACACTAAACATTCCGGCATCGTTTTTCTATGATAAAGTGATGGATTCTGTTCTTTTTGATGTCCGCAAAGCCACTGGGAAATCAGTGACACGCAAACAATTAAAGAATCTTGAATACGTCAAACAATTCTCTCAAAATAATCGTGCACGCATTATCATTGAGGAAGTCATTGATAACCAATCTTATAAATTTCGTACCTCAACGACTAAAAATGATTTTGTCGTTCATTATCAAATCAAACCAATTGATGAAAAATCGTGTGAAGTCCACTATACAGAACAAATGGAATCACACGGTATGTTGCAGAAAATGAATGATATGATCTTAGGAACGATGTTGATGTATTTTAAAAAGAGACGTTTTAAAAAGATGCTAGGGATGATTGAAGAATCCTATTAA
- a CDS encoding ISL3-like element ISEfa11 family transposase, translating to MNDSIKKMLRIIEKDLMITEVSYETLQKKKTLVVDAVLSPTPRACRSCGSTVVDGNGKAIIVKNGKKETIVRFEQYNHMPLVMRLKKQRYTCKNCRTHWTAQSYFVQSRHSIANHVRYKIASLLTEKVSLSFIAKSCQVSLTTVIRTLKEFKSYLPKQSKKILPRVLMVDEFRSHASIEDKMSFICADGETGKLIDVLPTRKLPRLTSYFLKCTNPEEVEFLVTDMNAAYFQLTKRVLPNAKIVIDRFHIVKHMNQAFNELRIREMNELRKAGQKSQAEKLKKNWRFLLKNRANINHYEYKTWKSFRAPKYPFLTEAMMIDRLLEFSTPLKEAYPFFHELVEAFRDKDPDLFFSLLAELPETLDDSFREKLQNLLTYEEGITNAMIYPYSNGKIEAKNTHIKTMKRVSYGFKSFENMRIRIFLINQLIKVR from the coding sequence ATGAATGATTCTATCAAAAAAATGCTGAGAATAATAGAGAAAGATTTGATGATTACAGAGGTCTCTTACGAGACCCTTCAGAAGAAAAAGACGTTGGTCGTCGATGCTGTTCTCTCGCCTACTCCTCGTGCTTGTAGAAGTTGTGGTTCTACTGTGGTAGATGGAAACGGGAAAGCAATTATAGTGAAAAATGGAAAAAAAGAAACGATTGTCCGTTTTGAACAATACAATCATATGCCTTTGGTTATGCGCCTAAAAAAGCAGCGCTATACCTGTAAAAACTGCCGAACCCATTGGACTGCTCAAAGTTATTTTGTCCAATCCAGACATTCAATCGCAAATCATGTTAGATATAAAATTGCTTCTTTACTGACTGAAAAAGTATCTTTATCTTTTATTGCGAAAAGCTGTCAGGTATCTTTGACCACTGTTATTCGTACATTGAAAGAGTTTAAAAGCTATTTACCAAAGCAATCTAAGAAGATTCTCCCAAGAGTATTGATGGTTGATGAATTTCGTTCGCATGCTTCCATAGAAGATAAAATGAGCTTTATTTGCGCAGATGGCGAAACAGGAAAATTAATAGATGTTTTGCCTACGCGTAAATTACCTCGATTAACAAGCTATTTCTTAAAGTGTACCAATCCAGAAGAAGTAGAATTCTTGGTGACAGACATGAACGCCGCCTACTTCCAGCTCACCAAACGTGTTCTGCCAAATGCGAAAATAGTGATTGATCGGTTTCATATTGTCAAACACATGAATCAAGCGTTCAATGAGTTGCGTATCCGTGAAATGAATGAACTTCGTAAAGCAGGACAGAAAAGCCAGGCAGAAAAACTGAAAAAGAACTGGCGCTTTTTGCTAAAAAATCGTGCAAACATCAACCATTATGAATACAAAACATGGAAAAGTTTCCGAGCACCAAAATACCCATTTCTTACTGAAGCAATGATGATTGATCGATTGCTTGAGTTTTCTACGCCCCTAAAGGAGGCGTATCCCTTTTTTCATGAATTAGTTGAAGCCTTTCGAGACAAAGACCCTGACTTATTTTTCTCCTTATTAGCAGAACTTCCCGAAACGTTGGATGACAGCTTTCGGGAAAAGCTTCAAAACCTTCTGACCTATGAAGAAGGCATCACCAACGCAATGATCTATCCTTATTCCAATGGAAAAATAGAAGCGAAGAATACCCACATAAAGACAATGAAACGAGTATCCTACGGATTTAAATCATTCGAGAACATGAGAATTAGAATCTTTTTGATCAATCAATTAATCAAAGTAAGATAA
- a CDS encoding DUF3188 domain-containing protein: MIKNGLFLCSIGSLIILYSLNPGTQQYDIYSMVTGLFFAGLGIYFFLKGKKKEEAKEKKN; this comes from the coding sequence ATGATAAAAAATGGATTGTTTTTGTGTAGTATTGGTTCACTGATCATACTATATAGTTTAAATCCGGGAACACAACAATATGACATTTATAGTATGGTCACTGGGTTGTTTTTTGCAGGACTAGGGATTTACTTCTTTTTAAAAGGTAAGAAAAAAGAAGAAGCAAAGGAGAAAAAGAACTAA
- a CDS encoding PTS sugar transporter subunit IIB, whose amino-acid sequence MEKKTIMLVCSAGMSTSLLVTKMQKAAEEKGMEADIFAVSASDADNNLESKNVDVLLLGPQVRFMKAQFEQKLAPKGIPLDVINMQDYGMMNGAKVLEQAEKLMK is encoded by the coding sequence ATGGAGAAAAAAACAATCATGTTAGTATGTTCTGCAGGAATGAGTACAAGTTTATTAGTAACAAAAATGCAAAAAGCAGCAGAAGAAAAAGGAATGGAAGCAGATATCTTTGCGGTTTCAGCTTCAGATGCTGACAATAACCTTGAATCAAAAAATGTAGATGTTCTATTATTAGGTCCACAAGTTCGCTTTATGAAAGCACAATTTGAACAAAAATTAGCGCCAAAAGGAATTCCATTGGATGTTATCAATATGCAAGATTATGGCATGATGAACGGTGCAAAAGTACTTGAACAAGCTGAAAAATTAATGAAATAA
- a CDS encoding PTS lactose/cellobiose transporter subunit IIA, which translates to MEDQQNLEAIMGLIMYGGNAKSDAMEAISAAKKGDFDLAEQKIRDAEASLVEAHHSQTQMLTQEAQGNHMQVTLLTVHSQDHLMTSIAFTDLAKEIIDLYRRTYVE; encoded by the coding sequence GTGGAAGATCAACAAAATCTAGAAGCCATCATGGGATTGATCATGTATGGTGGAAATGCAAAAAGCGATGCAATGGAAGCGATTTCCGCGGCGAAAAAAGGAGATTTTGATTTAGCGGAGCAAAAAATCCGCGATGCTGAAGCCTCTCTGGTAGAAGCGCATCATTCACAAACTCAAATGCTCACGCAAGAAGCACAAGGAAATCATATGCAAGTAACGCTGTTGACTGTGCATAGTCAAGATCACTTGATGACATCGATCGCATTTACAGACCTTGCAAAAGAAATCATTGATTTATATCGTAGAACTTACGTTGAATAA
- a CDS encoding PTS sugar transporter subunit IIC: MNGLTSWMEKYILPVAGRIGAQKHLVALRDAFIGTMPATMAGSVAVMINAIIRDLPQQFISTYADSLAADKGFFAVLNVIIGINGFVWNGTLAIAGLIFAFSWGYNLARAYGVNDLAGGIVGLATLIQGIAFGPSLSAALNVNVPQNVADAINGSEIGATIADGTLSVGLWGWLKLDHLNGNAYFTVMIMGAISVIIFCKLMLANITIKMPDSVPPAVSKAFAAILPATISLYVIAIINYVVGRVADGQLIIDLVQKYIAEPFLGLSQGIGAVLIVTIFVQIFWFFGIHGPNVLAPVLEGIWGQAQLINIDIFQKGYNGKTGTPAVLDAIEDGKAYMWVRGSFDAFAWFGGSGGTIVLLIAILLLSKRADYLTVAKLSIGPGIFNINEPVMFGLPIVLNAIMFIPFLVAPVVATTIGWVATYLGLVAPVSQQVTWVVPPFLLSFLATGADWRAPIVTLVCMVVTFLIWAPFVMSANKMDPAAGEPK; encoded by the coding sequence ATGAATGGATTAACAAGTTGGATGGAAAAATACATCCTTCCAGTTGCCGGAAGAATCGGCGCGCAAAAGCACTTAGTGGCATTGCGTGACGCTTTTATCGGTACGATGCCTGCAACAATGGCTGGATCAGTAGCTGTAATGATCAACGCAATTATTCGTGATTTACCACAGCAATTTATTAGTACGTATGCTGACAGCTTAGCAGCAGACAAAGGTTTTTTTGCTGTATTGAATGTGATCATCGGCATCAATGGGTTCGTTTGGAATGGTACCTTAGCGATCGCCGGACTGATCTTTGCCTTTTCATGGGGATATAATTTAGCCCGTGCATATGGCGTGAATGATTTAGCAGGAGGGATCGTTGGTTTAGCAACACTGATCCAAGGAATCGCTTTTGGCCCGTCATTATCAGCTGCATTGAATGTCAATGTTCCACAAAATGTGGCAGATGCGATTAATGGCTCGGAAATTGGGGCAACGATTGCTGATGGCACTCTATCAGTTGGTTTGTGGGGATGGTTGAAATTAGATCATTTAAACGGTAACGCCTACTTTACAGTAATGATCATGGGTGCAATCTCTGTTATCATTTTCTGTAAATTGATGCTTGCTAATATCACGATCAAAATGCCTGACTCAGTACCACCCGCAGTTTCTAAAGCATTTGCAGCAATCCTACCAGCAACGATTTCATTATATGTCATCGCTATCATTAATTATGTTGTTGGACGTGTGGCAGATGGTCAACTGATCATTGATTTAGTACAAAAATATATTGCAGAACCTTTCTTAGGCTTATCACAAGGTATTGGTGCTGTATTAATCGTTACGATCTTCGTTCAGATTTTCTGGTTCTTTGGTATCCATGGTCCGAACGTATTAGCACCAGTATTAGAAGGTATTTGGGGTCAAGCACAATTGATCAACATCGATATCTTCCAAAAAGGTTACAATGGCAAAACAGGAACACCTGCAGTATTAGATGCGATTGAAGATGGTAAAGCTTACATGTGGGTACGTGGCTCATTTGATGCGTTTGCATGGTTTGGTGGATCAGGTGGAACAATCGTTCTATTGATCGCTATCTTACTATTATCAAAACGTGCAGACTACTTGACTGTAGCAAAACTTTCGATTGGACCTGGTATCTTCAATATCAATGAACCAGTGATGTTTGGTTTACCAATCGTCTTGAATGCGATCATGTTTATCCCATTCTTGGTTGCGCCGGTTGTTGCAACAACAATTGGTTGGGTAGCTACTTATCTAGGATTAGTCGCACCGGTATCCCAACAAGTGACTTGGGTCGTCCCACCGTTCTTGCTATCGTTCCTTGCAACAGGGGCAGACTGGCGGGCGCCGATTGTCACATTAGTATGTATGGTTGTGACCTTCCTGATCTGGGCACCATTTGTGATGTCAGCAAATAAAATGGATCCAGCAGCAGGAGAACCTAAATAA